From a single Apium graveolens cultivar Ventura chromosome 2, ASM990537v1, whole genome shotgun sequence genomic region:
- the LOC141700410 gene encoding uncharacterized protein LOC141700410 — MLLNGENYINWSRGVKMALGAKNKLGFIDGSLPKLTNESPDFNKWIRNDYMVISWLTSSMDQVISDSFIFATSSSELWNDIAERFGKSNVPLLYELHTSLSKIQQDNMTIDEYYGKLKNVWDKLNVLRRLS; from the coding sequence ATGCTACTCAATGGTGAGAATTACATTAACTGGAGTCGTGGTGTGAAAATGGCATTGGGAGCTAAGAACAAGCTCGGTTTTATTGATGGATCTCTACCAAAACTGACTAATGAATCTCCAGATTTTAACAAGTGGATTCGCAACGATTATATGGTCATATCGTGGCTTACTTCATCTATGGATCAGGTAATATCTGATAGCTTTATTTTTGCTACTTCGTCAAGTGAGTTGTGGAATGACATTGCTGAAAGGTTTGGGAAATCTAATGTTCCACTGCTATATGAGTTGCATACTAGTCTGTCTAAGATACAACAAGATAACATGACTATTGATGAATATTATGGTAAATTGAAGAATGTTTGGGATAAATTGAATGTTTTGAGAAGGCTGTCTTGA